The genome window TGTGGAACTCCAGGCTCATTCCTCAACCACTGGGGGTTTGAGATTTGatgaatattttcattgtataaagtttgttttttctaaaatgtaacAGTGTTTGCCTTTCACAGCTGTTGCAATATTGGCAGAACTGATGGATCAGTAAACCTTTTCTTAAACTGTGTCCAGGTGTGTTGTGGCAGCGCCATGGGGCACGGGGTGGTTCCCGAGCGGCAGAACCGCGGGGCTCGGCCTGttcggggcggggggggggggtgctgAGCTCTGATTGGCTGGAGCGGCCGCACGTCATTCCTGCAGTGGCCCACCAGCTGCCGCTTGACGCTCTCCTGATTGGTCGAGACGGCTGCGGGCTGATCCAGCGCCTGGCTTccagaaaaactgcatttcctgCCCGCCTGATGATTGGTCAGCTTCAACCCGCCTTCTGATTGGTCGAAAAGGACGGATTGTTTCAATCTGCCTCCTGATTGGCCGAAGAAGCGGCGGTCTCAATGCGTTTCCTGAGTGGCCGAGCGGCCGCAGCGTGATTCCCCATCCATGTTCCCTGGCTGCTGCGCCTGCGCCGTGGCGCGGGCGGGACGGGGAGGGTGGCGGGAGCGATGGCGGCCGCAGGTAACTCGGACGGCGACAGCGAGGAGCTGGTGCTTACCCCAGCACAGCTGATCCACAGCCTGGAGCAGGTGCCGCGGGTTGGAGCCACGGGCTCGGGCCGGGGGAAGCGGGGGTTGCTGGGCGCACTGGAGCAGCCGCGAGCGGCGCGGCCGTGGCTGTGTTTTCTCCCTCTCGCTGGTGAGGCTGTGTAGCTGAGGTCTTCCTCGATTTCACTGACAGCGTGCCTTCTTTCAGGCCTGGCTGAATGAGAAATTTGCTCCAGAACTGCTGGAGAGTAAACCTGAAGTCGTCGAGTGTGTTGTAGAGCAGCTGGACCATATGGTAGGTTCTTGGATCGGGTGGTGATGGAGGCCTGGTTTGGGTGCCTGGTTTGGCAGATACATGCCTGAATCTCTTTGAGAGGGACGGGGCTGTCTGCTTCCTTGTCTCTGAGACAAAGCTTCTCCGACTTTCTTTGAGCTTGCCTTGGAGAGGGGCTGAAGTACAAGGAAGCAGTGTGCTTTAGGTTGTCAAAAGCAGCTGTCTGATTTTTTTAGTCTGATTTTGTGGGTCCTATATACAAAACTtgtcttcttctctttcttgttGTATGATATTTCAGCCGTTTAATTTCTCGTTGCTTTTTCTTGCAGGAAGCAAACCTGAAACGGGCAAAGAGGGGAGACCTGAAGGTCAGTGTTCACCACATGGAGGTCGAAAGGATTCGTTTTGTGCTCAGCAGCTACTTGCGGTGTCGACTGGTGAAGGTAATGCTTGCTGTGCAGCCCAGAGGGTGAAAAAGGGTAATTTCAGGAGGGATTTTTTACCTACACAGAGCTTCCTGCCTCAGCACAGCATTTAATTAAAgcatattttctctctgttctctGAAATGTAACTCAGATTAATTTCTTGGACACACTTTCATATCGTAATGAAGGACGATGACAGCAGTGTTGATCACAACATTGTGAGTGCTGTTTGCTTCATCTAAGCCTGGTGTGGCACAGCTGAATGCTGTCCCATTCTGCCAGAGTCGTGCTGTGTGCATGCATGGTTGTATAGCTTGGTGTTCCTGTGTGATGTCACAGTTAGTTCAGGAGAAGGGATTTGGGCAGGCCTGTGGCTGCTCCTACAGTTTGTAGGGAATCTAGTGAAGAGTGAAGGTTTGAGCACTGAACTTGTGGGAGAGATCTGTATAATTCTTTTGGATTGTGTTCCAATATTAGATAGAGAAGTTTTTTCCCCACatcctggagaaggagaagtCTCGAGCTGAAGGGGAGCCCTCCATTTTATCACCAGAGGAGTTTGCTTTTGCTAAAGAGTGAGTAGGTTTTCAATGTATCTTTCCTTTTATAGATTTTAGAAATTTACCTGTGTGTTTTGCTGAAGTTCTTGAGACTGTGAGCCACAGACTGGTTTAAAGCAAGAATCAGTGTGTCTTACCAGGAGATTTCCTTATGGGCAGGAaaggaactgaaacaaaatatcTGTAATGATTTTGAGTCTGTTACCAGGGCGGGCCGAGGGCCTGTCTTTGGCCATGCCCCTGAGATGAGGAGCTGTCACTCTTGCTTTGAGTCAATACTGTCACTGCAGATTTGTATTTGATTAACCAAGTCAGTACTTCAATGGTTTGTTTCAGGTATATGGCAAACACAGAAGCTTACCTGAAAAATGTGGCTCTAAAACACATGCCACCTAACCTGCAGAAAGTGTCTCTCCTAAAATCAGGTGAGTCCATGCAGACTTCCGGGTAATCTGAAAATTGTGGAAGCAGGGGGAAGTGTGGGGAAAGCTCCAGGGAGCCCCAAATGTAAGGGCTAGTCCTCCATTTGCTGCTCAGTTGAAGCAAAGGTGATAAGAAGTTGAAGCAAAGGTGATAAGATGATAATGTTGTAACATGGTTTCACGCTGCTGATGGGGGA of Cinclus cinclus chromosome 29, bCinCin1.1, whole genome shotgun sequence contains these proteins:
- the GINS4 gene encoding DNA replication complex GINS protein SLD5 — protein: MAAAGNSDGDSEELVLTPAQLIHSLEQAWLNEKFAPELLESKPEVVECVVEQLDHMEANLKRAKRGDLKVSVHHMEVERIRFVLSSYLRCRLVKIEKFFPHILEKEKSRAEGEPSILSPEEFAFAKEYMANTEAYLKNVALKHMPPNLQKVSLLKSVPKPNLDSFVFLRVLERQENILVEPETDEHREYAINLEEGSQHLIRYRTVAPLVASGAVQLI